One window of the Sparus aurata chromosome 7, fSpaAur1.1, whole genome shotgun sequence genome contains the following:
- the ppdpfb gene encoding pancreatic progenitor cell differentiation and proliferation factor B: MAAIPAGGSLVATTDYYRRRIGSTSSSSSCGSSEYSGEVIPHHPGLPKQDSGHWWSSFFFGKQPGMTPLTEEAQQKAGVPGAVTNGQITCVAREMVMQRQASESSDAGSPTSS; encoded by the exons ATGGCAGCTATTCCAGCAGGCGGTTCTCTCGTGGCAACCACTGACTACTACCGAA ggCGCATCGGCTCTAcgtccagcagcagctcttGCGGCAGTTCGGAGTACAGCGGCGAGGTCATCCCTCACCATCCAG GACTCCCCAAGCAGGACTCTGGCCATTGGTGGTCCAGTTTCTTCTTTGGGAAGCAGCCAGGGATGACCCCACTGACTGAGGAGGCACAGCAGAA GGCGGGGGTCCCAGGTGCGGTGACCAACGGTCAGATCACCTGCGTTGCCAGGGAGATGGTGATGCAGCGACAGGCGAGTGAGAGCAGCGATGCAGGAagccccacctcctcctga